A genome region from Blautia coccoides includes the following:
- a CDS encoding sensor histidine kinase has protein sequence MTKRIFRSIMLVSALVLVIGLGFIMGILYHYFGSQIEKELKSETAYLAISVENMGLSALDKLPAESARVTLIDEDGTVLFDNKADAAGMENHADRQEVIAAKLKGTGKATRQSDTLAEKTIYYAKQLTNGQILRVSSTQYTVAALIGELVQPMLYVLLMMVVLSALFAARISKKIVSPINDLDLEEPERTEAYDEISPLLTKINKQQRTIRKQLADARRQQQEFSIITENMSEGLLVIDAQTDLLSYNSSALRLLDAAETQAHTSVLSLNRSEPFQQAVDAVLSGRHTSSNLQIGDNFCQVIANPVLRDKEVTGAVLLLVDITEKIQRENLRREFTANVSHELKTPLTSISGFAEIIQDGFVKPEDIKKFAGKIFVEAQRLIALVGDVIKISQLDEGCLPYQKEETDLYVLAKDTLERLRDPAKRRQVSLFLEGEHAVLATTQPILEEVLYNLCDNAIKYNHPNGKVTVTVLNGKNTVSLSVADTGIGIPSADQARVFERFYRVDKSHSKEIGGTGLGLSIVKHGAAYLGAKVELDSQLDKGSVFRLIWGKNSSLS, from the coding sequence ATGACAAAACGTATCTTCCGCTCCATAATGCTTGTATCCGCCCTGGTACTGGTCATTGGGCTGGGTTTCATTATGGGCATTCTATATCACTATTTCGGCAGTCAGATTGAAAAAGAGCTGAAGTCTGAGACTGCATATCTGGCTATCTCCGTGGAAAACATGGGTTTATCTGCACTGGATAAACTCCCCGCGGAATCCGCCAGAGTCACTTTAATAGATGAGGACGGCACTGTTCTTTTTGACAACAAGGCCGATGCCGCAGGCATGGAAAACCACGCTGACCGCCAGGAAGTGATCGCGGCGAAGTTAAAGGGGACCGGAAAAGCCACCCGTCAGTCCGACACCCTTGCGGAAAAAACCATCTATTATGCCAAACAACTGACAAACGGCCAGATCCTTCGTGTTTCCAGTACCCAATATACAGTAGCGGCCCTGATCGGGGAGCTGGTGCAGCCAATGCTGTATGTACTGCTCATGATGGTGGTCCTCTCCGCTCTGTTTGCCGCGCGTATTTCCAAGAAGATCGTCTCACCCATCAACGATCTGGACCTGGAAGAGCCGGAACGCACAGAGGCTTATGACGAGATATCCCCGCTGCTCACCAAGATCAACAAGCAGCAGCGCACCATCAGAAAACAACTGGCAGACGCCAGACGGCAGCAGCAAGAATTTTCCATCATCACAGAAAACATGAGTGAAGGCCTTTTGGTCATCGATGCCCAGACGGACCTTCTCTCCTACAACTCCAGCGCCCTTCGGCTTCTGGACGCAGCGGAAACACAGGCACACACCAGTGTGCTGTCTCTTAACCGAAGTGAGCCTTTCCAGCAGGCTGTGGATGCTGTCCTTTCCGGCAGACACACCTCATCTAATCTGCAGATCGGAGACAACTTCTGCCAGGTGATCGCCAATCCGGTCCTCAGGGACAAGGAAGTGACAGGTGCCGTGCTCTTATTGGTTGACATAACTGAAAAAATCCAGCGTGAAAACCTTCGCCGGGAATTTACTGCCAATGTATCGCACGAATTAAAAACACCGCTCACATCTATCTCCGGTTTTGCTGAGATCATACAGGATGGTTTTGTGAAACCGGAAGACATAAAAAAATTCGCAGGCAAGATTTTCGTGGAAGCCCAGCGTCTGATCGCTCTGGTTGGTGATGTCATCAAGATATCGCAGCTTGATGAGGGATGTCTTCCGTATCAAAAGGAAGAGACAGACCTTTATGTTCTGGCTAAAGATACCCTGGAACGCCTGCGGGACCCTGCAAAGCGCAGACAGGTTTCTCTGTTCCTGGAGGGAGAGCATGCAGTATTGGCCACCACACAGCCTATTTTAGAGGAAGTCCTGTATAACCTGTGTGACAATGCCATCAAATATAACCATCCCAACGGGAAGGTAACGGTCACTGTGCTGAACGGAAAGAATACTGTCAGCCTCTCTGTGGCGGATACCGGAATCGGTATTCCCTCCGCGGATCAGGCCAGAGTGTTTGAGCGTTTCTATCGGGTGGATAAAAGCCACTCAAAGGAAATCGGAGGCACCGGTCTGGGATTGTCTATTGTAAAGCATGGAGCCGCTTATCTGGGGGCTAAGGTGGAATTGGACAGCCAGCTTGATAAGGGCAGTGTATTCCGGCTGATATGGGGTAAGAACAGCAGTTTAAGTTAA
- a CDS encoding PadR family transcriptional regulator, protein MISTQMLKGTLEGCVLAVIGQKETYGYEISEQLGKYGFGKVAEGTIYPLLLRLEKNGFIKAVFRDSERGPRRKYYSITEKGKEEYTRFVESYLELSGAVSRLLEDMKGDIRDEQTDETVNEGK, encoded by the coding sequence ATGATCTCCACACAGATGCTGAAAGGAACCTTGGAGGGGTGTGTGCTGGCTGTAATTGGGCAAAAGGAGACTTATGGATATGAAATTTCAGAGCAGCTTGGGAAGTATGGGTTTGGGAAAGTAGCGGAGGGGACCATTTATCCGCTTTTGCTGAGACTGGAAAAGAACGGGTTCATAAAGGCTGTTTTCCGGGATTCTGAGAGAGGACCGAGAAGAAAGTATTATTCCATAACAGAAAAGGGAAAAGAGGAATATACCAGATTCGTAGAGAGTTACCTGGAGTTGTCTGGCGCTGTTTCCAGATTGTTGGAAGATATGAAAGGGGATATAAGAGATGAGCAGACGGACGAAACTGTTAATGAAGGAAAATAA
- the phoU gene encoding phosphate signaling complex protein PhoU, translated as MRTRFDKQLEQLHVELIKMGSLCEQAITLAAQALDEPENDVVAKVAAMEGEIDEKEREIENICMRLLLQQQPVARDLRIISAALKMISDLERIGDQAADIADLAPYIVKSDISSKVQIHDMASATIRMVTLSVDAFVKNDLELAESVIISDDIVDDLFNKVKGELLELIQKNNADPRAALDILMAAKYFERIGDHAVNVAEWVQYSITGIHESDEHHLDIEKE; from the coding sequence ATGCGCACAAGATTTGACAAACAGTTGGAACAGCTTCATGTAGAACTGATCAAAATGGGAAGCCTGTGTGAGCAGGCTATCACTCTGGCCGCACAGGCCCTGGATGAGCCGGAAAACGACGTGGTCGCAAAAGTGGCCGCCATGGAGGGTGAAATAGATGAAAAAGAGCGGGAGATTGAGAATATCTGCATGCGTCTTCTGCTCCAGCAGCAGCCCGTAGCCCGTGATTTAAGGATCATATCGGCTGCGCTTAAAATGATATCCGACTTGGAGCGCATCGGCGATCAGGCCGCCGATATCGCAGACCTGGCCCCTTACATTGTCAAAAGTGATATCAGCAGCAAAGTACAGATCCACGACATGGCTTCCGCAACCATCCGCATGGTAACTCTTAGCGTGGATGCCTTCGTAAAAAATGATTTGGAACTGGCCGAATCTGTCATTATTTCTGATGATATTGTAGATGACCTCTTTAACAAAGTAAAAGGCGAACTGCTGGAACTGATCCAGAAAAATAACGCAGACCCAAGAGCAGCCCTGGATATCCTGATGGCAGCCAAATACTTTGAACGCATCGGGGACCATGCAGTAAACGTGGCTGAATGGGTACAGTATTCCATAACCGGTATCCACGAGAGCGATGAACACCATCTGGATATCGAAAAAGAATGA
- a CDS encoding response regulator transcription factor, protein MIYLVEDDENIRELVTYTLNSQGLEAEGFARPSDFWEAVSMAVPSLVLLDIMLPEEDGLSILKKLRTSRDTKKLPVIMLTAKGSEYDTVLGLDNGADDYIPKPFRMMELISRIRALLRRSQEQEKILEYRLGSLYVCPSRHIVRVDGEEIILTLKEFELLCLLLSEQETVFTRAQLLDRIWGYEFDGESRTIDVHVRTLRQKLGDAGDCIKTVRGVGYKIGGKTA, encoded by the coding sequence TTGATCTATCTTGTAGAGGACGATGAAAATATCCGGGAACTGGTCACATACACCCTGAACAGTCAGGGACTGGAAGCAGAGGGATTTGCACGGCCCTCTGACTTTTGGGAAGCCGTGTCAATGGCTGTTCCCTCCCTGGTTCTCCTGGATATCATGCTTCCGGAGGAAGACGGACTGAGCATTCTGAAAAAACTCCGTACATCCAGGGATACAAAGAAGCTCCCGGTCATCATGCTGACAGCCAAAGGAAGTGAGTACGACACCGTACTGGGACTCGACAACGGAGCCGACGACTATATTCCAAAGCCTTTCCGGATGATGGAACTTATTTCCCGCATCCGTGCCCTGCTGCGCCGCAGCCAGGAACAGGAAAAGATTCTGGAATACCGCCTCGGCTCCCTCTACGTCTGCCCCTCACGCCACATTGTGCGGGTGGATGGTGAAGAGATCATCCTGACTTTAAAGGAATTTGAACTGCTCTGCCTGCTTCTGTCGGAACAGGAAACCGTATTCACGAGAGCTCAGCTTCTGGACCGCATCTGGGGGTACGAATTTGACGGGGAGAGCCGAACCATTGACGTCCACGTCCGAACCCTGCGCCAAAAGCTTGGAGACGCCGGTGACTGCATCAAAACTGTACGGGGTGTAGGCTATAAAATTGGAGGAAAAACCGCATGA